TGTACGGCATCCGGAGTCGACGGCATGTTCGCGCCCTCTGCCACCGCGAGGATTCCGCCCGCGATCAGCAGTTTCGCGTCGTCGCCGTTCAGCTCGTTCTGCGTTGCGCAGGGCAGCGCGACGTCGATGTGCGTTTCGGCCGCGATGCTCCAGATGTTGCCCCCGGCACGATATTCGGATGCGCTTCCCCGCTCGTTTGCATACCCACTGAGGCGACCGCGGTCGTCCTCCTTGACGTGCCGCAGCAGCTCGAAATCGAGGCCGTCCGCGTCATAGACGACGCCCGACGAATCGGAGCAGGCGACGACATCCGCACCGAGGTCTTGGGCCTTCTTGATGGCGTAGAGCGCGACATTGCCGGAGCCGGAGACCAGCACCTTCTTGCCCTCGAAGCCTTCGCCGCGGCTGGCCAGCATCTCTTGGGTGAAGTAGACGGCGCCGTAGCCGGTGGCCTCGGTGCGCACAAGCGAGCCGCCCCAGCCGATGCCCTTGCCGGTGAGCACGCCGGATTCGTACTGGCCGGTGATGCGCTTGTATTGGCCGAACAGGTAGCCGATCTCGCGGCCGCCGACACCGATGTCGCCGGCGGGAACATCGCGATACTCGCCGATGTGCCGGTAGAGCTCGGTCATAAACGACTGGCAGAAGCGCATGACTTCGGTGTCGGACTTGCCCTTCGGGTCGAAGTCGCTGCCGCCCTTGCCGCCGCCGATCGGCAGGCCGGTGAGCGCGTTCTTGAAGATCTGCTCGAAGCCGAGGAACTTGACGGTGCCGAGCGTCACGGATGGGTGGAAGCGCAGGCCGCCTTTGTACGGGCCGAGTGCAGAACTGAACTGAACGCGGAAACCGCGATTGATGTGCAGGCGACCTTCGTCATCCTCCCACGGAACGCGAAAGATGATCTGCCGTTCTGGTTCACACAGGCGCTCCAGAATGGATGCCTCCGCGTACTGCGGGCGCTTCGACTCGACTCGTCCGAGCGATTCGAAGACCTCGCGGGCGGCCTGGTGAAACTCGACCTCTCCTGCGTTGCGACGCAGAACGCTGTCGAAGATGCTCTGGATGCGTGGCTCAAGTTCTGTCATAAGGAACCTTCCTCGGGTGGCTGATGTTGCTCACGGTACCGAATGAACGGGCGATTGGAACGGGATGAATGTCTGAAAACCGCTAGTTAGTGTTGATGGAGTTGCCTCGCGTGCCATTCTCGAAGGGTGCGAGCGTTTACCCATTTGGATTGGGTTGCCATGAGCGACCCCGTGTTTGCGCAGCGCTACGCCCGTGCTGCTGCTCACGATCGTCGCGCTGATGGGTATTTCGTGACGGGCATTCCGATGTCCGAAAT
The Rathayibacter sp. SW19 DNA segment above includes these coding regions:
- the gdhA gene encoding NADP-specific glutamate dehydrogenase, with translation MTELEPRIQSIFDSVLRRNAGEVEFHQAAREVFESLGRVESKRPQYAEASILERLCEPERQIIFRVPWEDDEGRLHINRGFRVQFSSALGPYKGGLRFHPSVTLGTVKFLGFEQIFKNALTGLPIGGGKGGSDFDPKGKSDTEVMRFCQSFMTELYRHIGEYRDVPAGDIGVGGREIGYLFGQYKRITGQYESGVLTGKGIGWGGSLVRTEATGYGAVYFTQEMLASRGEGFEGKKVLVSGSGNVALYAIKKAQDLGADVVACSDSSGVVYDADGLDFELLRHVKEDDRGRLSGYANERGSASEYRAGGNIWSIAAETHIDVALPCATQNELNGDDAKLLIAGGILAVAEGANMPSTPDAVHLFGDAGVLFGPGKAANAGGVATSALEMQQNASRDSWSFDYTEDRLADIMRGIHVRCAETADEYGEPGNYVLGANISGFTQVADAMLAMGVI